From Chloroflexota bacterium, one genomic window encodes:
- a CDS encoding response regulator transcription factor yields the protein MAKDIRVALIEDDPYARDLMSLLLTRDWRTRVVGEVANRAELLDFMAQTEGRVNVVVLDTEMPGAPNLPFELAALTEDLPDPPAILFTGTQAAPRPYDYIVERQRGGYVLKNELFYALGSAVAQIAAGHCVITPGVQNLHAQADLPTESYILDGRRQWSAFTPREREIIRLAMIFNLAIRDMADELVLSAGWVSEITSTIYMKLGLREILTGETALEDYFSNEIVLAHCREITQRGKAGDDNTKLRKAPWMSTLAFHLLTIPEIKKI from the coding sequence GCACTGATTGAAGATGACCCCTATGCCCGCGACCTGATGTCGTTGCTGCTCACGCGCGACTGGCGCACACGTGTGGTTGGGGAAGTGGCAAACCGCGCCGAATTGCTCGATTTTATGGCCCAAACGGAAGGGCGCGTGAATGTAGTCGTCCTGGACACAGAGATGCCCGGTGCACCCAATCTACCTTTTGAGCTGGCAGCCCTGACCGAAGATTTACCTGACCCTCCGGCAATTCTTTTCACCGGCACCCAGGCTGCGCCGCGGCCTTACGATTATATCGTTGAGCGTCAGCGCGGCGGCTATGTACTCAAAAATGAACTCTTTTACGCGTTGGGTTCGGCGGTTGCCCAAATCGCTGCCGGGCATTGTGTCATCACTCCGGGCGTGCAGAATCTTCACGCCCAGGCCGACCTGCCCACAGAGAGTTATATTCTCGATGGCCGCCGCCAATGGTCGGCTTTCACCCCGCGCGAGCGCGAGATCATCCGCCTGGCAATGATCTTCAATCTGGCGATTCGCGATATGGCCGACGAATTGGTACTCAGCGCGGGTTGGGTCTCTGAAATTACCAGCACTATTTACATGAAGCTGGGGTTGCGCGAAATCCTGACCGGCGAAACCGCCCTGGAAGATTATTTCAGCAACGAAATTGTATTGGCTCACTGCCGCGAGATTACCCAACGCGGCAAAGCGGGCGATGATAATACCAAACTGCGTAAAGCTCCCTGGATGTCTACACTGGCCTTTCATTTGCTAACCATCCCGGAGATCAAGAAAATTTAG
- a CDS encoding ABC transporter permease, producing the protein MLLKNLLRRKGRTFLTVLSIAIGVAAIIAMGALADGFQAGYDSFLTGGKADLVLSQPDTMDVSMSAVDENIGIELEDLSEVAAVSGMLQGLVQTDGVPYFFAFGYPEDSFLLSRFKIIEGVTLDSREAQYSRGNPMLLGASAAEILGKHPGDSLRLTDSVFRIVGIYETGQTMEDSGAILRLADAQELLGRQRQVSVFYIQLKDPEFSERVEQRALRLWPNYLLSSTEAYADQQIMGDAMGGYVWAIAGLAIVIGGVGMMNAQLMAVMERTREIGVLRSVGWKKWRIMRMILGESLLVGILGGLLGIGLGWLMLIASSDFTSFFGATAQNVTPAVLQQALITVLVLGFVGGAYPAWRASRLPPVEALRYEGGSAGKIRRLPIGGMAVQSLWQRTSRTLLALSAIGITVGGIMALEAIVRGAMDMIGTMGGDAEIMIRQAGIADTGYSTIDERVGDKITLLPEVQSASGLIFTATALPDAGMFFILQGYAPHSYSIQRFNVTEGEYLSGNHQMMLGRMIADAMHKEVGDTIEIGNTRFKIVGIFESGSGWQEMGGVISLRDAQTFAGKPRKVSLYMVKLNDTTQAAAVVEEINTLYPEIHAALTGEFADQMPDMQSMDAMMGAISFLAIFVGGVGVMNTMLMAVLERTREIGVLRALGWRRRRILGMIMQESLLLGIFGGIVGIGVALGLGYALGNIPMLGSALTPVWEIDIFTRAIIVALSLGLVGGIYPALRATRLQPVEALMYE; encoded by the coding sequence ATGCTCCTCAAAAACTTACTTCGCCGAAAAGGTCGTACTTTTCTAACCGTTCTCAGCATTGCCATTGGTGTAGCCGCGATTATTGCTATGGGCGCGCTGGCAGATGGTTTTCAGGCGGGCTACGATTCATTTCTCACTGGCGGCAAAGCTGATCTCGTACTCAGCCAACCCGACACAATGGATGTCAGCATGAGCGCGGTCGATGAAAACATCGGCATCGAACTCGAAGATCTCTCGGAAGTTGCTGCCGTCAGCGGTATGCTGCAAGGGCTGGTACAAACCGATGGCGTGCCTTATTTCTTCGCTTTTGGCTACCCGGAAGATAGTTTCCTGCTCAGTCGCTTCAAAATCATCGAAGGGGTAACCCTGGATAGCCGCGAAGCACAATACAGCCGCGGCAACCCCATGCTGCTTGGCGCATCAGCCGCCGAGATTCTCGGCAAGCATCCTGGCGATTCCCTGCGCCTGACCGACAGCGTCTTTCGCATTGTGGGCATTTACGAAACCGGCCAAACTATGGAAGACAGCGGTGCAATCCTGCGTCTCGCAGATGCCCAAGAACTATTGGGGCGGCAGCGGCAGGTGAGTGTTTTTTATATTCAACTCAAAGACCCTGAATTCAGCGAACGCGTTGAACAGCGCGCTCTGCGCCTGTGGCCCAATTATTTACTCAGCAGCACCGAAGCCTACGCCGACCAGCAAATTATGGGCGATGCCATGGGGGGCTATGTCTGGGCGATTGCCGGGTTGGCAATCGTTATCGGCGGTGTAGGCATGATGAATGCCCAATTGATGGCCGTGATGGAACGCACCCGCGAGATCGGTGTGCTGCGCTCGGTGGGCTGGAAAAAATGGCGCATTATGCGTATGATCTTGGGCGAATCGCTTTTGGTGGGCATTTTGGGCGGCTTGCTGGGTATCGGACTGGGCTGGTTGATGCTGATTGCATCGTCCGATTTCACCAGTTTCTTCGGCGCAACGGCTCAAAATGTTACTCCGGCGGTACTCCAGCAAGCCCTGATCACCGTCCTGGTGCTCGGTTTTGTTGGTGGTGCATACCCGGCCTGGCGCGCCTCGCGCCTGCCTCCCGTAGAAGCTTTACGTTACGAGGGCGGCAGCGCCGGAAAAATTCGCCGCCTACCCATCGGTGGAATGGCTGTTCAAAGCCTGTGGCAGCGCACCTCCCGCACCCTGCTAGCGCTGAGCGCGATTGGCATCACCGTAGGCGGCATCATGGCACTTGAAGCAATTGTACGCGGCGCGATGGATATGATTGGTACAATGGGCGGCGATGCCGAGATTATGATCCGTCAGGCCGGGATTGCCGATACCGGTTACAGCACCATCGACGAGCGCGTTGGCGATAAGATTACCCTGCTGCCCGAAGTACAAAGCGCCAGCGGGCTAATTTTTACGGCCACCGCGCTACCCGATGCGGGCATGTTTTTCATCTTGCAAGGCTACGCCCCTCATAGTTACAGCATTCAGCGTTTCAACGTCACCGAGGGCGAATACTTGAGCGGAAACCATCAAATGATGCTCGGTCGTATGATCGCCGATGCCATGCACAAAGAAGTCGGCGACACGATCGAGATTGGCAATACTCGTTTCAAGATCGTGGGTATTTTTGAGAGCGGCAGCGGCTGGCAAGAAATGGGGGGCGTCATTTCCCTGCGAGACGCGCAAACCTTCGCCGGAAAACCGCGCAAAGTAAGCCTGTACATGGTTAAATTGAACGACACAACTCAGGCCGCGGCAGTGGTTGAAGAGATCAATACGCTCTATCCCGAAATCCATGCCGCCCTCACTGGCGAGTTCGCCGATCAGATGCCCGATATGCAAAGCATGGATGCGATGATGGGCGCGATTTCCTTTTTGGCAATTTTCGTCGGCGGGGTTGGCGTGATGAATACTATGCTCATGGCCGTACTGGAACGCACCCGCGAGATCGGCGTTTTACGTGCCCTGGGTTGGCGTCGCCGCCGAATTCTCGGCATGATTATGCAAGAATCGCTTCTACTAGGTATTTTTGGCGGAATCGTTGGCATCGGGGTTGCGCTTGGCCTGGGCTACGCACTCGGTAATATCCCCATGCTGGGCAGCGCCCTCACCCCCGTCTGGGAAATTGATATTTTCACACGGGCCATCATCGTGGCCTTATCGTTGGGTCTGGTCGGCGGCATTTATCCCGCCCTGCGAGCCACCCGCTTGCAGCCTGTCGAAGCATTGATGTATGAATAA